One genomic segment of Hordeum vulgare subsp. vulgare chromosome 2H, MorexV3_pseudomolecules_assembly, whole genome shotgun sequence includes these proteins:
- the LOC123426188 gene encoding uncharacterized protein LOC123426188 isoform X2: MLEHSGSSLHSYRDPFDSSQCFKGYMPGNGRMCRPSSSRDCSQQHPSMCGREYNQPNHRKMKELGPWAKGLQNGMPDAATGPAAMCPVAKYPLVLAEDRTRRPDVLRHLRMYGGDWNITSKHYWALSSKRVMDFHRAGSPHIRAGALDTGRAETACKHVRALVCKEMYT, translated from the exons ATGCTGGAACATAGTGGCAGCTCTCTTCATTCTTATCGGGATCCTTTTGATAGTTCACAG TGCTTCAAAGGATACATGCCAGGCAATGGACGAATGTGCAGACCATCCTCGAGCAGAGACTGCTCTCAGCAACATCCTTCCATGTGTGGACGCGAGTACAACCAACCGAACCATAGAA AGATGAAGGAATTGGGACCATGGGCGAAGGGGCTACAGAACGGGATGCCGGATGCGGCGACAGGGCCGGCGGCCATGTGCCCCGTCGCCAAGTACCCGCTGGTACTGGCCGAGGACAGGACGCGGCGGCCGGATGTTCTCCGCCATCTTAGGATGTATGGAGGTGATTGGAACATCACCAGCAAGCACTACTGGGCA CTATCAAGCAAGAGAGTAATGGACTTTCACAGGGCAGGGTCTCCCCATATAAGAGCCGGTGCTCTAGACACTGGACGGGCCGAGACCGCCTGCAAGCACGTGAGGGCACTCGTTTGCAAGGAAATGTATACATGA
- the LOC123426188 gene encoding uncharacterized protein LOC123426188 isoform X3, whose protein sequence is MIQGSSCYHMLEHSGSSLHSYRDPFDSSQCFKGYMPGNGRMCRPSSSRDCSQQHPSMCGREYNQPNHRKMKELGPWAKGLQNGMPDAATGPAAMCPVAKYPLVLAEDRTRRPDVLRHLRIYQARE, encoded by the exons ATGATCCAAGGATCG AGTTGCTACCATATGCTGGAACATAGTGGCAGCTCTCTTCATTCTTATCGGGATCCTTTTGATAGTTCACAG TGCTTCAAAGGATACATGCCAGGCAATGGACGAATGTGCAGACCATCCTCGAGCAGAGACTGCTCTCAGCAACATCCTTCCATGTGTGGACGCGAGTACAACCAACCGAACCATAGAA AGATGAAGGAATTGGGACCATGGGCGAAGGGGCTACAGAACGGGATGCCGGATGCGGCGACAGGGCCGGCGGCCATGTGCCCCGTCGCCAAGTACCCGCTGGTACTGGCCGAGGACAGGACGCGGCGGCCGGATGTTCTCCGCCATCTTAGGAT CTATCAAGCAAGAGAGTAA
- the LOC123426188 gene encoding uncharacterized protein LOC123426188 isoform X1 has product MIQGSSCYHMLEHSGSSLHSYRDPFDSSQCFKGYMPGNGRMCRPSSSRDCSQQHPSMCGREYNQPNHRKMKELGPWAKGLQNGMPDAATGPAAMCPVAKYPLVLAEDRTRRPDVLRHLRMYGGDWNITSKHYWALSSKRVMDFHRAGSPHIRAGALDTGRAETACKHVRALVCKEMYT; this is encoded by the exons ATGATCCAAGGATCG AGTTGCTACCATATGCTGGAACATAGTGGCAGCTCTCTTCATTCTTATCGGGATCCTTTTGATAGTTCACAG TGCTTCAAAGGATACATGCCAGGCAATGGACGAATGTGCAGACCATCCTCGAGCAGAGACTGCTCTCAGCAACATCCTTCCATGTGTGGACGCGAGTACAACCAACCGAACCATAGAA AGATGAAGGAATTGGGACCATGGGCGAAGGGGCTACAGAACGGGATGCCGGATGCGGCGACAGGGCCGGCGGCCATGTGCCCCGTCGCCAAGTACCCGCTGGTACTGGCCGAGGACAGGACGCGGCGGCCGGATGTTCTCCGCCATCTTAGGATGTATGGAGGTGATTGGAACATCACCAGCAAGCACTACTGGGCA CTATCAAGCAAGAGAGTAATGGACTTTCACAGGGCAGGGTCTCCCCATATAAGAGCCGGTGCTCTAGACACTGGACGGGCCGAGACCGCCTGCAAGCACGTGAGGGCACTCGTTTGCAAGGAAATGTATACATGA